From one [Ruminococcus] lactaris ATCC 29176 genomic stretch:
- a CDS encoding type III pantothenate kinase, whose product MILAIDVGNTNIVLGCIDGDECLFVERLSTVRTKTELEYAIDIKNVLDIYHIHRSDIEGGIVSSVVPQITNIVKLAVEKILKKEVLVVGAGIKTGLNIRMDNPAQLGSDLVVNAVAGIAEYPVPLLILDLGTANTVSVIDKNKNYIGGMIYPGIGVSLDSLTARASQLGGIGIEAPENIIGKNTVECMKSGIIYSSAAAIDGIIDRLQDELEGEATVIATGGLAKKIVPHCKREIILDDDLLLKGLAVIYRKNRKVQKSREEKR is encoded by the coding sequence ATGATATTAGCGATTGATGTAGGAAATACAAATATTGTACTGGGATGTATCGACGGGGATGAATGTTTATTTGTGGAACGTCTGTCCACAGTGCGTACGAAGACCGAACTGGAATATGCGATCGATATTAAAAATGTATTGGATATCTATCATATTCACAGAAGTGATATAGAGGGCGGGATCGTTTCCTCAGTTGTTCCGCAGATCACGAATATTGTAAAGCTTGCAGTTGAAAAGATCCTCAAGAAAGAAGTGCTGGTAGTAGGAGCAGGGATTAAGACGGGACTCAATATCCGTATGGATAATCCGGCACAGCTTGGAAGTGATCTGGTTGTGAATGCAGTAGCCGGGATCGCAGAATATCCTGTACCGCTTCTGATCCTGGATCTTGGAACAGCCAATACAGTCAGTGTGATTGACAAAAATAAAAATTATATCGGAGGAATGATCTATCCGGGAATCGGAGTGTCACTGGATTCACTGACGGCTCGTGCATCCCAGCTTGGAGGGATTGGGATTGAAGCACCGGAGAATATCATAGGAAAGAATACGGTAGAATGCATGAAGAGTGGAATTATCTACAGCAGTGCCGCAGCGATCGATGGAATTATTGACAGACTGCAGGATGAGCTGGAAGGGGAGGCCACCGTGATTGCGACAGGCGGACTTGCGAAGAAGATTGTGCCGCATTGTAAGAGAGAGATTATTTTGGATGATGATCTGTTGTTGAAAGGACTGGCGGTTATTTACAGAAAGAATCGGAAAGTTCAAAAGAGTAGAGAAGAAAAGAGATAA
- the glgD gene encoding glucose-1-phosphate adenylyltransferase subunit GlgD codes for MSKAFGIINFARNDVHVSGMLDYRPIGAFSFLGRYRVIDFPISNMSNSGIDVMQVYVRRKPRSLVEHLGTGRHYNINSKRGKLNILFAETIEENNVYNTDIAAYIENLDCFDEIDSEYVILAPSYMVYTADYNTFLQTHIESGADITLMYHSVDNAKDHFLNCHALDINKQKGVLSIEPNHGNTKSKNIFMDTYVMKKTLFLELVQKAHKLSSMYTLADIVREECEELDVRAYPHRGFFATITDFNSYYDANMELINLKKATDLFDDNWPIYTRTNDSCPTQYFDGSEVKSSVISNGCLIEGTIENSVIGRGCIIKEGAVVKNCVINADVVIGKGVHVENLVIDKHARLIRGKRVIAAPEKPGYIKRGDRL; via the coding sequence ATGAGTAAAGCATTTGGAATTATTAACTTTGCAAGAAATGACGTACATGTAAGTGGTATGCTGGATTATCGTCCGATCGGAGCTTTTTCTTTCCTCGGAAGATACCGTGTGATCGACTTTCCTATTTCCAATATGAGTAACAGTGGTATTGATGTCATGCAGGTGTATGTCCGCAGAAAACCCCGTTCCCTTGTAGAACATCTCGGAACAGGACGTCATTATAACATCAACTCCAAGCGTGGAAAGCTGAATATCCTTTTTGCAGAGACGATTGAAGAGAACAATGTCTACAATACAGATATCGCTGCATATATTGAAAACCTTGACTGCTTTGATGAGATTGATTCCGAATATGTTATCCTCGCACCAAGCTATATGGTTTACACAGCAGATTATAATACATTCCTTCAGACTCATATCGAGTCCGGTGCAGATATCACACTGATGTATCACAGTGTAGACAATGCAAAGGATCATTTCCTGAACTGCCATGCACTGGATATCAACAAGCAGAAGGGTGTTCTCTCCATCGAGCCAAACCATGGAAATACAAAGAGCAAAAATATCTTCATGGATACTTATGTAATGAAGAAAACTCTGTTCCTTGAACTGGTTCAGAAAGCTCATAAGCTTTCTTCCATGTATACACTTGCTGATATCGTACGTGAAGAATGTGAAGAACTGGATGTTCGTGCTTATCCTCACCGTGGATTCTTTGCTACGATCACTGACTTCAACAGTTATTATGATGCAAATATGGAACTGATCAACCTCAAGAAAGCAACAGATCTTTTCGATGATAACTGGCCGATCTACACCCGTACAAATGATTCCTGCCCGACGCAGTACTTTGATGGAAGTGAAGTGAAATCTTCCGTTATTTCCAACGGCTGCCTGATCGAGGGTACGATTGAAAATTCTGTTATCGGACGTGGCTGTATCATCAAAGAAGGAGCAGTTGTTAAGAATTGTGTCATCAATGCCGATGTAGTCATCGGAAAGGGTGTCCATGTTGAAAATCTTGTAATAGACAAGCATGCACGCCTGATCCGTGGAAAGCGTGTCATCGCAGCACCAGAAAAACCGGGATATATCAAGCGTGGCGACCGCCTGTAG
- a CDS encoding glucose-1-phosphate adenylyltransferase yields the protein MKQDNMLAMILAGGRGTRLHDLTKKVAKPAVSYGGKYRIIDFPLSNCANSGIDIVGVLTQYESVLLNSYAAAGRRWGLDAKDSGVYILPPREKADTGLDVYRGTADAISQNIDFIDSYSPEYLLILSGDHIYKMDYDKMLEYHKANHADATIAVIEVPMKEASRFGIMNTNETGRIVEFEEKPEKPKSNLASMGIYIFNWKLLRKMLLADMKNPESSHDFGKDIIPTMLADEKTLFAYKFKGYWKDVGTIDSLWEANMDLLSKNNALDLNDSSWKIYTEDVTALPQFVGADADIDRAFITQGCVINGTVKNSVLFTGVKVATGAKVIDSVLMPGVEVAEGAVVTRALVADKVKIGKNAVVGSADSENIELVAKRVKGEE from the coding sequence ATGAAACAAGATAACATGTTGGCTATGATTTTAGCGGGAGGACGTGGTACAAGGCTTCACGACCTGACAAAAAAAGTGGCCAAACCGGCCGTTTCATATGGCGGAAAATATCGTATTATTGACTTTCCACTCAGCAACTGTGCAAATAGTGGTATTGACATTGTCGGTGTCCTCACTCAGTATGAATCTGTTCTCCTCAACAGCTATGCTGCTGCAGGAAGAAGATGGGGACTTGATGCAAAAGATAGTGGAGTTTACATACTTCCTCCTCGTGAGAAAGCAGATACAGGACTTGATGTATACAGAGGAACTGCCGATGCGATCTCCCAGAATATCGACTTTATTGATTCCTATTCACCGGAGTACCTCCTGATTCTTTCCGGAGATCATATTTACAAAATGGATTACGATAAGATGCTTGAGTACCACAAGGCAAATCACGCAGATGCAACGATTGCGGTGATTGAAGTACCAATGAAAGAAGCCAGCCGTTTTGGTATCATGAATACAAATGAGACAGGCCGTATCGTAGAATTTGAAGAAAAACCCGAGAAACCAAAGAGTAACCTTGCATCCATGGGTATTTATATCTTTAACTGGAAACTTCTTCGCAAGATGCTTCTCGCTGATATGAAGAATCCTGAATCCAGTCATGATTTCGGTAAAGATATTATCCCGACCATGCTCGCAGATGAAAAGACGCTTTTCGCCTATAAATTCAAAGGCTACTGGAAAGATGTAGGAACCATTGATTCCCTCTGGGAGGCAAATATGGATCTTCTGAGCAAGAACAATGCATTGGATCTGAACGATTCTTCCTGGAAGATCTATACAGAAGATGTCACTGCTCTTCCACAGTTTGTCGGTGCCGATGCTGATATTGACAGAGCTTTCATCACACAGGGATGTGTCATTAACGGAACTGTTAAGAACTCAGTACTCTTTACAGGTGTAAAAGTTGCTACAGGTGCAAAAGTCATTGACAGCGTCCTGATGCCGGGCGTTGAGGTGGCTGAAGGTGCAGTCGTAACCCGTGCACTTGTTGCCGATAAGGTAAAGATCGGAAAGAATGCCGTAGTCGGCAGTGCAGACAGTGAGAATATCGAACTGGTTGCAAAACGTGTAAAGGGGGAAGAGTAA
- the coaBC gene encoding bifunctional phosphopantothenoylcysteine decarboxylase/phosphopantothenate--cysteine ligase CoaBC → MLKGKTVLLGVSGSIAAYKIASLASALKKLDADVHVLMTQNATNFINPITFETLTGNKCLVDTFDRNFQYSVEHVSLAKKADVVMLAPASANVIGKIAGGIADDMLTTTVMACRCRKIIAPAMNTNMFENPIVQDNLKKLEYYGYEVISPAVGYLACGDTGAGKMPEPELLLEYILKEVAREKDMRGLKVLVTAGPTQEAVDPVRYITNHSTGRMGYAIARVCMQRGAEVTLVTGPSALKKPEFVKVVPVTTAKEMFDEVTGRAAEQDIIIKAAAVADYRPKYISDEKVKKKGDNLSLELERTDDILAYLGMHKKEEQFLCGFSMETEHMLENSRGKLQKKNLDMIVANSLKVEGAGFGGDTNIVTIITKDRDEQLGKMSKEDTAAEILDRILSFREGQEKNDISD, encoded by the coding sequence ATGCTGAAGGGGAAGACAGTTCTGTTAGGCGTATCGGGAAGTATTGCAGCATACAAGATCGCATCGCTTGCCAGTGCATTAAAGAAGCTGGACGCAGATGTGCATGTGCTGATGACGCAGAATGCCACGAACTTTATCAATCCGATCACGTTTGAGACGCTGACGGGAAATAAATGTCTGGTTGATACGTTTGACCGGAATTTTCAATATAGTGTGGAGCATGTATCGTTGGCGAAAAAGGCAGATGTTGTCATGCTCGCACCTGCAAGTGCGAATGTGATCGGGAAGATTGCCGGTGGAATTGCGGATGATATGCTGACAACAACGGTGATGGCATGCAGATGCAGAAAGATCATTGCACCGGCAATGAATACGAATATGTTCGAGAATCCCATCGTGCAGGATAATCTGAAAAAACTGGAATATTATGGTTATGAAGTAATCTCACCGGCAGTCGGCTATCTTGCGTGTGGAGATACAGGGGCAGGAAAGATGCCTGAGCCGGAGCTTCTTTTAGAGTATATTTTAAAGGAAGTGGCACGGGAAAAGGACATGAGAGGACTGAAAGTTCTTGTGACCGCAGGACCGACGCAGGAGGCGGTAGATCCGGTTCGTTATATCACGAATCATTCTACGGGACGGATGGGATATGCGATCGCACGGGTCTGCATGCAGAGAGGTGCAGAGGTTACGCTTGTCACAGGACCGTCAGCACTGAAGAAGCCGGAGTTTGTGAAGGTTGTGCCGGTTACGACAGCGAAGGAGATGTTTGATGAAGTGACAGGACGGGCTGCTGAACAGGATATCATCATAAAAGCGGCGGCTGTGGCAGATTACCGTCCGAAATATATCAGTGATGAGAAAGTAAAGAAGAAGGGAGACAATCTGTCACTGGAGCTGGAGCGTACGGACGATATTTTAGCTTATCTTGGAATGCATAAGAAAGAAGAACAGTTCCTCTGCGGATTTTCCATGGAGACGGAGCATATGCTTGAAAATTCCCGTGGGAAATTGCAGAAAAAGAACCTGGATATGATCGTTGCGAACAGCCTGAAGGTGGAAGGTGCCGGATTCGGTGGTGATACGAACATTGTAACGATTATCACGAAGGATCGGGATGAGCAGCTCGGCAAGATGTCAAAAGAGGATACAGCGGCAGAGATCCTTGACCGTATCCTGAGTTTCAGAGAGGGGCAGGAGAAAAATGATATTAGCGATTGA